Proteins co-encoded in one Acidimicrobiales bacterium genomic window:
- a CDS encoding type II secretion system F family protein has product MDMKLVLTVVVSLGGLAAVAAGVSRRNLATDPTAYIHDLEMGSLPDGGTDAYSSRMRLPFLSRVMRPLGAGFVDRVTSLTPGNYVASVHRQLLLAGLSASVRAEEFITAQAIATAAGLTVGVLGATLFSLSTSKATLVLVLFPAIGGLVPASWLKRKCQERQDAILNDLPDVVDLLAISVEAGVGFEGALEIVCAHFDSPLAEELSRTLKEMELGLPRREALQNLKRRTDVPDLSNFVLALTQADALGMPIGRILHTQAKEMRNKRRARAREKAAKLPVKILFPLIVFIFPAVLIVILGPAMASVAQAL; this is encoded by the coding sequence ATGGACATGAAGCTCGTGCTCACCGTGGTCGTCTCCCTGGGCGGGCTCGCCGCCGTCGCCGCCGGTGTGAGCCGCCGCAACCTGGCCACCGACCCCACGGCCTACATCCACGACCTGGAGATGGGGTCGCTCCCCGACGGCGGCACCGACGCGTACTCCAGCCGAATGCGCCTCCCCTTCCTGAGCCGCGTCATGCGCCCTCTTGGAGCCGGCTTCGTCGATCGCGTCACGTCGCTCACGCCCGGCAACTACGTCGCCAGCGTCCACCGCCAGTTGCTCCTGGCCGGGCTGAGCGCCTCCGTCCGGGCGGAGGAGTTCATCACCGCCCAGGCCATCGCGACCGCCGCCGGCCTCACCGTCGGAGTCCTGGGGGCCACGCTGTTCTCGCTGTCGACCAGCAAGGCGACCCTGGTCCTGGTGCTCTTCCCGGCCATCGGGGGGCTGGTGCCGGCCAGCTGGCTGAAGCGGAAGTGCCAGGAGCGCCAGGATGCGATCCTCAACGACCTCCCCGACGTCGTCGACCTGCTCGCCATCTCGGTGGAGGCCGGCGTGGGATTCGAGGGCGCGCTCGAGATCGTCTGCGCCCACTTCGACTCGCCGCTGGCCGAGGAGCTGTCCCGCACGCTGAAGGAGATGGAGCTCGGCCTGCCCCGCCGGGAGGCGCTCCAGAACCTGAAGAGGCGCACCGACGTTCCCGACCTCTCGAACTTCGTGCTGGCCCTCACGCAGGCCGACGCCCTCGGCATGCCCATCGGGCGCATCCTGCACACCCAGGCCAAGGAGATGCGCAACAAGCGGCGGGCGAGGGCTCGGGAGAAGGCGGCGAAGCTGCCGGTCAAGATCCTGTTCCCGCTGATCGTGTTCATCTTCCCGGCCGTCCTGATCGTGATCCTGGGTCCGGCGATGGCCTCGGTGGCACAGGCCTTGTAG